A genomic segment from Ciona intestinalis chromosome 10, KH, whole genome shotgun sequence encodes:
- the LOC104266137 gene encoding uncharacterized protein LOC104266137, producing MSVRLVNCLRTGFARYAQIHSQFQAKSFHFNSTKLNEATAENISTSDSAAESKPEDKKGLTKDNPVLVASATNKCIVGCNCGADEPTIKWFFLNEGSTQVCDCGFYFKLDKTDENQAIPEHARIMTVDDHMPDPRYGRRGMPFFPPKKMRSANLRVPKNYAKQ from the coding sequence ATGTCTGTGAGGTTGGTTAACTGCTTGAGAACTGGCTTTGCAAGATACGCACAAATACATTCCCAATTTCAAGCAAAATCATTTCACTTTAATTCAACCAAATTAAATGAAGCAACAGCAGAAAATATAAGCACTTCTGATTCTGCTGCTGAATCCAAACCGGAAGATAAAAAGGGATTAACAAAAGACAATCCAGTTCTGGTTGCATCAGCAACTAACAAATGCATTGTTGGTTGTAATTGTGGAGCAGACGAACCAACCATAAAGTGGTTCTTTCTAAACGAAGGATCCACGCAAGTGTGTGACTGCGGTTTCTATTTCAAACTGGACAAAACTGATGAAAACCAGGCAATACCAGAACATGCGAGAATTATGACTGTAGATGATCATATGCCGGATCCACGTTACGGTAGAAGGGGAATGCCATTCTTTCCTCCGAAAAAAATGCGCTCTGCAAACTTACGTGTTCCTAAAAATTATGCCAAACagtga
- the LOC100178536 gene encoding secretory carrier-associated membrane protein 1-like: protein MSNFDANPFADPFQDGSVTAATSSDKANLEDFNPFAQTANDNNAPAMMQPTNPPPPYTDYGSNNISPNSAPPVAAPAAPPVIPGHEELLKRQEELERKAEELQRREQQMASSNYNPRSNNWPPIPKWFPVGPCFYQDFSVDIPHEFQTTIKMLYYLWMFYCLVMFFNMLTSLAVFCVDSTTGTGFGLSILWWLLFTPCSLCWYRPAYKAFRSDSSFNFFLFFFIMFFQACVGVIMAVGIPNSGYSGWIVALGHFDASKGGPGIGIMASIQSTMFTVMAVLSIILLKKVHSVYRSTGASFEKAQQEFASDVMKNPGVQTAAANAAGAAASSAAQNLGGRY, encoded by the exons ATGAGCAACTTTGATGCCAATCCATTTGCTGATCCATTCCAAGATGGCTCAGTTACCGCAGCCACATCATCTGACAAAGCTAACTTGGAAGATTTCAACCCGTTTGCTCAAACTGCCAATGATAATAATGCACCTGCTATGATGCAACCCACCAACCCCCCTCCCCCATACACTGACTATGGATCGAATAATATTTCACCTAACTCTGCACCCCCGGTAGCGGCACCCGCCGCACCACCTGTCATTCCTGGTCATGAAGAGTTGTTGAAACGACAGGAAGAGCTTGAGAGAAAAGCAGAAGAACTCCAACGCAGAGAACAGCAAATGGCGTCATCAAACTACAACCCAAGAAGTAACAATTGGCCACCAATTCCAAAATGGTTCCCTGTTGGTCCATGTTTCTACCAAGACTTTTCGGTTGACATACCCCACGAGTTTCAAACTACCATAAAAATGCTCTATTATCTATGGATGTTCTACTGCCTGGTCATGTTCTTTAACATGCTTACATCTCTTGCTGTATTCTGTGTAGACAGCACAACAGGCACAGGATTTGGATTGTCCATTCTATGGTGGTTACTTTTCACCCCATGCTCTCTGTGCTGGTACCGACCCGCATACAAGGCATTCCGTAGTGACAGCTCATTTaacttctttttgtttttcttcatcATGTTTTTCCAG GCATGTGTTGGTGTTATCATGGCAGTTGGGATTCCTAATTCTGGCTACTCTGGATGGATTGTTGCACTCGGTCATTTTGACGCCTCGAAAGGTGGACCAGGAATTGGAATTATGGCTTCAATTCAATCCACTATGTTCACTGTCATGGCTGTGCTTTCAATTATTTTGCTTAAGAAG gTTCATTCAGTGTACAGATCAACTGGGGCGAGCTTTGAAAAGGCACAACAGGAGTTTGCTAGTGATGTTATGAAGAATCCAGGAGTACAAACTGCAGCAGCAAACGCTGCCGGTGCAGCTGCTAGTTCTGCTGCACAGAACCTAGGTGGCAGATATTGA
- the LOC100176223 gene encoding translation initiation factor IF-2, mitochondrial, with the protein MNCATANILCIAKHRSLCHVSFISAMFQVPVATYKKRTRKQILDVMIQRQKRINRKVAPVIEIDKQLTINQIAKVTDKPKDYVLDALYLVNPKYEVKSHNREMLESSIVSAVITKLGYRYKHKQPKKVTNTEDKNAYPRDFKTDESKNMKQRSPVITIMGHVDHGKTTLLDKLRKTTVAAGEAGGITQRIGAFEVVLENGQTLTFLDTPGHAAFSSMRQRGANLTDIVVLVVAADDGVMEQTVESINMARNANVPVIVAVNKCDVKSANPTEVLLELAEVGLQAEEVGGDIQTVEISAKTGTGLQDLIECILVQADVLELTTDRTSAVEGVIVESRLEKYLGSVASAVVQHGTLKKGDHLVAGTSYAKVKQLFDENGRVIKTATASMPVDIAGWKTLPPSGEVLLQVPTEDRAKEVVEWRKRLQQEEKNLEDFEQISQHRQEVRRMYNNARKKFAHKWYLRRKFLGEETAELIKRKSGVPELNIILKADLDGSLGAVNDLLCSYNCHDVCELQVVTEQVGEIRESDIELANTLNAVIVTFNVSPSKEIKELAEKSDVEILSFNVIYHLFDALVKAIEELLPPVLKNELQGDALVLDTFTTSENKSSLVAGCKVKQGNIIMKDSHVCQLIRGNEVIHEGKLLSMFHQKLPITSANIGQQCGLLFKGDGILPEKGDVIKCFKTSYVPNKLKWKPSGFC; encoded by the exons ATGAATTGTGCAACTgcaaatatattatgt ATTGCAAAGCACCGATCACTGTGTCATGTGTCTTTTATATCAGCAATGTTTCAAGTTCCCGTTGCAACCTATAAAAAAAGGACTCGAAAACAGATTCTGGATGTG atGATCCAAAGGCAAAAACGAATTAACAGAAAAGTTGCACCTGTGATTGAGATTGATAAACAACTCACAATAAACCAAATTGCCAAAGTAACTGACAAGCCAAAAG attaCGTTCTTGATGCGTTGTATTTAGTAAACCCAAAATATGAAGTAAAAAGTCACAATAGAG AAATGCTGGAATCTTCAATAGTGTCAGCAGTAATAACCAAGCTTGGTTACCGATATAAACACAAGCAGCCGAAAAAAGTAACCAACACAGAAGATAAGAATGCTTACCCAAG GGATTTTAAAACTGATGAAAGTAAAAACATGAAACAGCGATCACCAGTAATCACGATCATGGGTCATGTTGATCACGGGAAAACGACACTCCTGGATAAACTGAGGAAAACTACAGTGGCAGCTGGTGAAGCTGGTGGTATCACACAAAGGATTGGAGCATTTGAAG TTGTATTGGAAAACGGGCAAACCTTGACATTCCTGGACACCCCTGGTCATGCTGCTTTCTCTTCCATGAGGCAGAGGGGAGCAAAC CTCACAGACATAGTAGTGCTTGTAGTAGCTGCTGATGATGGAGTTATGGAACAAACAGTTGAATCGATCAATATGGCTCGCAATGCAAATGTTCCAGTCATTGTAGCTGTCAATAAATGTGATGTAAAATCTGCTAATCCA ACAGAAGTCTTACTTGAGCTAGCTGAGGTTGGTTTACAAGCTGAGGAAGTAGGAGGTGACATACAAACTGTTGAGATCTCAGCAAAAACTGGAACAG GTTTACAAGATCTGATAGAATGCATTTTAGTACAAGCTGATGTGTTGGAACTTACTACAGACCGTACCTCGGCTGTGGAAGGTGTTATTGTGGAGTCGCGACTTGAGAAATATTTAGGAAGTGTCGCAAGCGCTGTTGTTCAACATGgtactttaaaaaaaggagAT CACCTTGTTGCTGGTACCTCCTATGCAAAAGTGAAGCAACTATTTGATGAAAATGGTCGAGTGATCAAAACAGCGACAGCGAGCATGCCTGTTGACATCGCTGGGTGGAAGACACTGCCTCCAAGTGGTGAAGTATTACTGCAAGTTCCAACTGAA GACAGAGCAAAAGAAGTTGTGGAATGGAGAAAAAGGCTGCAACAAGAAGAGAAAAATCTGGAAGACTTTGAGCAAATATCTCAACACAGGCAGGAAGTTAGAAG AATGTACAACAATGCAAGAAAAAAGTTTGCACACAAGTGGTATTTAAGGAGGAAATTTCTTGGGGAAGAAACTGCTGAACTTATCAAAAGAAAAAGTGGTGTGCCAGAATTGAACATCATATTAAAAG CTGACCTGGATGGTTCCTTGGGTGCAGTGAACGATCTACTGTGTTCATACAACTGTCACGACGTGTGTGAACTACAAGTGGTAACAGAACAAGTGGGAGAAATACGAGAATCAGACATTGAACTTGCTAATACATTAAACG CTGTTATTGTCACATTCAATGTTTCACCAAGCAAAGAAATAAAGGAACTCGCCGAAAAATCTGATGTTGAAATTCTcagttttaatgttatttatcatttatttgACGCTTTGGTTAAAGCTATTGAAGAACTACTACCTCCAGTTCTTAAGAATGAACTGCAAG gtgATGCGTTAGTTTTGGACACTTTTACAACCTCAGAAAATAAATCTTCATTAGTAGCTGGTTGTAAGGTGAAACAAGGCAACATTATAATGAAGGATTCTCATGTTTGTCAGTTAATTCGTGGTAATGAAGTTATACATGAAG gtAAACTTTTGTCGATGTTTCATCAAAAACTTCCTATCACTTCTGCTAATATTGGCCAGCAATGTGGTTTGCTGTTTAAAGGTGACGGTATTCTTCCAGAAAAAGGGGATgtgataaaatgttttaaaacatcttacGTACCAAACAAGTTAAAATGGAAGCCATCTGGCTTTTGCTAg
- the LOC100180903 gene encoding 2-phosphoxylose phosphatase 1 isoform X1 encodes MKKASTKWMLFATALISIFLVTMWTLQYRSKDHFKAKQLNTDHSYKLESEKEQPKTTTTPAPLVPHTQPGVRVKTKKEVKPNPVEYYCNFPNSNDIFKMQEGNGQKGWKLKQVQIVIRHGDRAPLNLNVYHKFRTKNRFCNIHSNFYSDTLKLVSNYRNSIMKDQNSQHLPYFAQPLPEGIVCSPGQLTVIGALQHLHNGLMLREAYIRKHKLVDPATQDKFVYVRSTHVRRTFQSAVAFLYGFLPNYHLQDIPITFTMGPTFCEKHCVCPIVKTLEKKVKKTQYQNYLKRQRNNPIIKNISRITGIGDHTGPLMDSLVTGYICKQIPLPCNENGECVELSELNVVMNEQEYLNRVTRLESPARNISLLQIQPFLENITNHMKQVVEDSAAQRKAVLYSGHDLTLAPLIQALGLPEYRWPRLASRLVFELWQATDGMHFVKILFNGVDVTNDTAFCPGKNKPCSYNSFMQFQRDIGKYFGFDSRSSVCKS; translated from the exons ATGAAGAAAGCCTCTACAAAATGGATGCTATTTGCAACTGCCCTTATTTCCATATTCTTAGTAACAATGTGGACTTTGCAATATCGTTCCAAAGATCatt ttaaagcAAAACAGCTAAATACAGATCATTCATATAAGCTGGAAAGTGAAAAAG AACAACCCAAAACTACAACCACTCCTGCTCCTTTGGTCCCACACACACAACCTGGTGTTcgtgttaaaactaaaaaggaGGTTAAACCTAATCCTGTTGAATACTACTGCAATTTCCCCAACAGCAATGACATATTTAAGATGCAAGAAG GTAATGGCCAAAAAGGATGGAAATTGAAACAAGTGCAAATAGTGATCAGACATGGAGACAGAGCACCTTTGAATTTGAATGTGTACCATAAATTCAGAACCAAAAACCGCTTTTGTAATATACATTCAA ATTTCTACTCTGACACATTAAAATTGGTATCAAATTATAGAAATAGCATAATGAAGGATCAAAACTCACAACATTTACCTTATTTCGCACAACCTTTGCCCGAAGGGATTGTCTGCAGTCCAGGCCAATTAACAGTCATTGGTGCA TTACAACATTTACACAACGGTTTGATGCTGCGTGAGGCTTACATTCGAAAGCACAAACTGGTAGACCCTGCCACTCAAGATAAATTTGTCTATGTTCGTTCCACTCATGTTCGACGCACATTTCAAAGTGCTGTTGCTTTCTTGTATGGCTTTTTACCTAACTATCACCTTCAAGAC ATTCCAATAACCTTTACAATGGGTCCAACATTTTGTGAGAAACACTGTGTGTGCCCAATTGTTAAAACCTTGGAAAAGAAGGTAAAGAAAACTCAGTAccaaaattacttaaaaaggCAGAGGAACAATCCTATTATAAAGAATATCTCCAGAATTACTGGAATTGGAGATCACACCG GACCCCTCATGGATTCGTTGGTAACAGGGTATATCTGCAAGCAAATTCCTTTGCCATGTAATGAAAATGGAGAGTGTGTGGAGCTATCTGAATTAAATGTTGTAATGAATGAACAAGAATATCTAAACAG AGTTACCCGACTAGAGTCTCCTGCAAGAAATATATCATTGTTACAAATTCAACCTTTTCTGGAAAATATCACCAATCATATGAAACAAGTTGTGGAAGATTCAGCTGCTCAAAGAAAAGCAGTTTTGTATTCAGGGCATGACCTGACTCTTGCACCATTAATTCAAGCACTAGGCTTGCCAGAATATAG GTGGCCAAGATTAGCAAGTCGTTTGGTGTTTGAGCTTTGGCAAGCAACAGATGGTATGCACtttgtaaaaattcttttcaATGGCGTTGATGTTACCAATGACACTGCTTTTTGTCCAG GTAAAAACAAGCCATGTTCATATAACTCTTTTATGCAATTCCAAAGGGACATAGGGAAATATTTTGGATTTGATTCAAGAAGTTCTGTATGCAAAAGCTAA
- the LOC100186437 gene encoding glycolipid transfer protein translates to MPCLLATNFPIVPDDKQIKTEEFLEACSKIPSIFDLLGGKVFYPVKNDVVGNIKKIQDRFLQNPIKFATLNQIIEEEKLETDKALKAKDGGGIATNALMWLKRGLLFIILFMEHLLKKDYGEDMESLKECAKLAYKDSLQSYHGWIVQKLVQAATSACPYRSDFLKKFSEGEGLSVDEVLVRLEEYIVNFRANVDVIYDLFETTGAEKTHKV, encoded by the coding sequence ATGCCTTGTTTACTTGCAACCAATTTTCCCATTGTACCTGATGACAAACAGATCAAAACAGAAGAATTTTTAGAAGCTTGTTCAAAGATCCCATCTATCTTTGACTTGCTTGGAGGAAAAGTTTTTTATCCGGTAAAAAATGATGTAGTTGGAAACATCAAGAAGATACAAGATCGGTTTCTTCAAAATCCGATAAAATTTGCGACGTTAAATCAAATAATTGAGGAAGAAAAGTTGGAAACGGACAAAGCTTTGAAGGCAAAAGATGGCGGAGGAATTGCCACTAATGCTCTTATGTGGCTGAAACGAGGACTTCTCTTCATTATTCTCTTCATGGAGCATCTGCTGAAGAAAGATTATGGGGAAGATATGGAGAGTTTAAAAGAGTGTGCAAAGCTGGCTTATAAAGACTCCCTGCAGAGTTACCATGGATGGATTGTGCAAAAACTTGTTCAAGCCGCCACAAGCGCTTGCCCGTATCGTTCTGACTTCCTGAAAAAGTTCTCAGAAGGAGAAGGATTATCAGTAGATGAGGTGCTTGTACGTTTGGAGGAATACATTGTAAACTTCAGAGCAAATGTGGATGTCATATATGATTTGTTTGAGACCACTGGTGCCGAaaaaacccacaaagtttaG
- the LOC100180903 gene encoding 2-phosphoxylose phosphatase 1 isoform X2 translates to MKKASTKWMLFATALISIFLVTMWTLQYRSKDHFKAKQLNTDHSYKLESEKEQPKTTTTPAPLVPHTQPGVRVKTKKEVKPNPVEYYCNFPNSNDIFKMQEGNGQKGWKLKQVQIVIRHGDRAPLNLNVYHKFRTKNRFCNIHSNFYSDTLKLVSNYRNSIMKDQNSQHLPYFAQPLPEGIVCSPGQLTVIGALQHLHNGLMLREAYIRKHKLVDPATQDKFVYVRSTHVRRTFQSAVAFLYGFLPNYHLQDIPITFTMGPTFCEKHCVCPIVKTLEKKVKKTQYQNYLKRQRNNPIIKNISRITGIGDHTGPLMDSLVTGYICKQIPLPCNENGECVELSELNVVMNEQEYLNRVTRLESPARNISLLQIQPFLENITNHMKQVVEDSAAQRKAVLYSGHDLTLAPLIQALGLPEYRWPRLASRLVFELWQATDGWYKNSDFARRFYGVLFTGKNKPCSYNSFMQFQRDIGKYFGFDSRSSVCKS, encoded by the exons ATGAAGAAAGCCTCTACAAAATGGATGCTATTTGCAACTGCCCTTATTTCCATATTCTTAGTAACAATGTGGACTTTGCAATATCGTTCCAAAGATCatt ttaaagcAAAACAGCTAAATACAGATCATTCATATAAGCTGGAAAGTGAAAAAG AACAACCCAAAACTACAACCACTCCTGCTCCTTTGGTCCCACACACACAACCTGGTGTTcgtgttaaaactaaaaaggaGGTTAAACCTAATCCTGTTGAATACTACTGCAATTTCCCCAACAGCAATGACATATTTAAGATGCAAGAAG GTAATGGCCAAAAAGGATGGAAATTGAAACAAGTGCAAATAGTGATCAGACATGGAGACAGAGCACCTTTGAATTTGAATGTGTACCATAAATTCAGAACCAAAAACCGCTTTTGTAATATACATTCAA ATTTCTACTCTGACACATTAAAATTGGTATCAAATTATAGAAATAGCATAATGAAGGATCAAAACTCACAACATTTACCTTATTTCGCACAACCTTTGCCCGAAGGGATTGTCTGCAGTCCAGGCCAATTAACAGTCATTGGTGCA TTACAACATTTACACAACGGTTTGATGCTGCGTGAGGCTTACATTCGAAAGCACAAACTGGTAGACCCTGCCACTCAAGATAAATTTGTCTATGTTCGTTCCACTCATGTTCGACGCACATTTCAAAGTGCTGTTGCTTTCTTGTATGGCTTTTTACCTAACTATCACCTTCAAGAC ATTCCAATAACCTTTACAATGGGTCCAACATTTTGTGAGAAACACTGTGTGTGCCCAATTGTTAAAACCTTGGAAAAGAAGGTAAAGAAAACTCAGTAccaaaattacttaaaaaggCAGAGGAACAATCCTATTATAAAGAATATCTCCAGAATTACTGGAATTGGAGATCACACCG GACCCCTCATGGATTCGTTGGTAACAGGGTATATCTGCAAGCAAATTCCTTTGCCATGTAATGAAAATGGAGAGTGTGTGGAGCTATCTGAATTAAATGTTGTAATGAATGAACAAGAATATCTAAACAG AGTTACCCGACTAGAGTCTCCTGCAAGAAATATATCATTGTTACAAATTCAACCTTTTCTGGAAAATATCACCAATCATATGAAACAAGTTGTGGAAGATTCAGCTGCTCAAAGAAAAGCAGTTTTGTATTCAGGGCATGACCTGACTCTTGCACCATTAATTCAAGCACTAGGCTTGCCAGAATATAG GTGGCCAAGATTAGCAAGTCGTTTGGTGTTTGAGCTTTGGCAAGCAACAGATG GTTGGTATAAGAATTCTGATTTTGCAAGAAGATTTTATGGTGTATTATTTACAGGTAAAAACAAGCCATGTTCATATAACTCTTTTATGCAATTCCAAAGGGACATAGGGAAATATTTTGGATTTGATTCAAGAAGTTCTGTATGCAAAAGCTAA
- the LOC100184869 gene encoding cytochrome P450 2C42-like, producing MMKYDIKAAAMASVLTVVGDYLNIWSIVLGGSALIFYMWSRKGNLPPGPRGYPILGAMPYLVVHPEKVITKWSREIYGPILSVPLLNRTIIYLNTYEAITEAFSKQGLKLAGRPYMFLFQQISSDLGITMKTYSEHFKVQRQFGMRSLKPSRIESLVIQESRYFIDQLHDQVGKVYDMKTDVYNFTANIICSVVLGKRFDYDDPAFKLILESSEKALGEPEDANLMMAMILIPQLRFLPPFHGANQRFLQNQHRILRMLLGIIEEHQKNFDPNNVEDFIDAYIYEQKFGIGKNTKLFENDQLKVYVRDLFIAGVETTSNTIQWSILALLYNPKYMDLMYNEVYEALGSDGVPCMKDREKMPVTCAFIQEIMRFRTLTPGAAPHSAMEDIKLNGYDIPSGTMVVANLWALHNDPDTWPEPEKFNPHRHIDSDGKFIHSPKILPFSIGPRYCMGEGIAKAEIFIFLTSLLQKFTVSRDPNAVYPEEIEQGIVSAMSCPHRYNIILTAR from the exons ATGATGAAATATG atATTAAGGCCGCTGCAATGGCCTCTGTTTTAACTGTGGTAGGCGACTATTTAAACATATGGAGTATAGTTTTAGGTGGATCTGCTCTCATCTTTTACATGTGGAGCAGAAAAGGCAATCTTCCACCTGGACCAAGAGGATATCCTATTCTTGGTGCCATGCCATACCTGGTAGTGCACCCAGAAAAAGTGATAACAAAATGGAGCCGAGAAATTTATGGTCCAATTTTATCAGTCCCACTGCTGAACCGTACCATTATTTACCTGAATACATATGAAGCTATAACTGAGGCTTTCTCAAAGCAAGGCCTGAAGCTGGCAGGGCGACCATATATGTTTCTATTTCAACAAATCTCATCGGATCTAGGCATTACTATGAAAACATACAGCGAACATTTTAAGGTCCAACGTCAATTCGGAATGAGGTCTTTAAAACCAAGTCGCATAGAAAGCTTGGTGATCCAGGAAAGCAGATACTTTATAGATCAGCTGCATGATCAAGTTGGTAAGGTCTACGACATGAAAACAGATGTTTACAACTTTACTGCGAACATCATTTGCAGTGTTGTGCTTGGGAAAAGATTCGATTACGATGAccctgcatttaaactaatccTCGAATCTTCAGAAAAGGCTTTAGGTGAACCAGAAGATGCTAATTTGATGATGGCCATGATCCTGATACCACAGTTGAGATTTCTTCCACCCTTTCATGGCGCAAACCAACGTTTTCTTCAAAACCAGCATCGAATTTTACGAATGTTGCTGGGGATAATTGAAGAACACCAGAAGAATTTTGATCCAAATAATGTAGAGGATTTTATTGATGCTTATATATACGAGCAGAAATTTGGCATTGGAAAAAACACAAAGCTCTTTGAAAACGACCAACTCAAGGTTTATGTTCGTGATTTATTCATTGCTGGGGTTGAAACTACAAGTAACACAATCCAGTGGTCAATCCTTGCCCTGCTGTATAACCCAAAGTACATGGACTTGATGTATAATGAAGTTTATGAAGCTCTGGGTAGTGATGGTGTACCGTGCATGAAAGATCGTGAAAAGATGCCGGTAACATGCGCCTTCATACAAGAAATAATGAGATTCCGTACCCTAACCCCAGGAGCTGCACCCCATAGTGCAATGGAGGACATCAAACTAAACGGGTACGACATTCCTTCGGGTACTATGGTTGTAGCAAACCTGTGGGCCTTGCATAATGACCCAGACACCTGGCCAGAGCCAGAAAAGTTCAATCCTCATAGGCATATTGATTCAGATGGGAAATTCATCCACTCACCTAAAATTCTCCCGTTTTCAATCGGACCACGTTACTGCATGGGAGAAGGAATTGCCAAAGCAgaaatctttatttttctcACCTCTCTTCTGCAGAAATTCACAGTTTCTCGTGATCCAAATGCAGTCTACCCTGAAGAAATTGAACAAGGAATTGTATCTGCTATGTCTTGCCCTCATAGATACAACATTATTCTAACTGCTCgttaa